The Helianthus annuus cultivar XRQ/B chromosome 16, HanXRQr2.0-SUNRISE, whole genome shotgun sequence genome includes a window with the following:
- the LOC110919210 gene encoding uncharacterized protein LOC110919210: MLSRTFITRTTVNYHRHRHHLPNLTIKRLISSPLTTPRNNILKTLQHAGPPQRATSSRIVFKATMLSITVAVAASYVVFFDSDELNEVRCKKDRMFKDFTIQRSNEWLRRVLDTMKHTGVAISVLWNSLTSVLSSANHEVRAGFEARVAALLADIVAADENRRAAIVGAGGGLVVDWLLDSVALNRGGNLGTQAESARALAYLIADCNVNEAVLRRPQAVRNLLRFIFSANPQEQQQKGSKSNEIADPMKGRSMLVAAIMDIVTSHDDNVDKIKLKPMLSRKAAMRDIAAALQVVEEGGMYWNETSSSGDGASVGLSRANGAMKLEPPYVKSTRKTKRMLFNKIVDSSPTFIPGLWDDLHCQHVAVPFAAWALANWAMASDVNRSHIQELDHDGRAIMTALVAPERSVKWHGSLVARLLLEDRNLPSNEFVPEWSSSLLSTMSQASKSDDVPLTRVALSAFLLSIERCPGAQKAVMEKSLHLMRETAKRMKKHESVQEALAKGLESLCTGNMHLSLEEGHKWSSILLLWVFGNTSSDATRSSAIRVLSRVLEDYAPSSIPISQGWLAILLSDVLKHRTATLKGCAQPKDKVKTQIDQANVVSGTQAAKQLASAVVNLTVNWLGTESLKDLLSIEPFYTSFKSIKKSVPKVTAVDSALVTLKGIKTMSEICSDDTDCQTRIIDYGVVSLLRRLLLKDDYEKLAASEVYNASTDVNTGVQHASEPSSVRVPPVSHVRRHAARFLTILSVHPKVKEFILNDKVWCEWLEDCANGKIPGCNDLKTRSYARATLLNIFCNDDDDKHRCPHFTEMIYLINPDKPHWKYRVDERRESGVDAPLDKDRINPFSQVNEGYLDIDTRMLDDIDSESVSHSDPLFDIVFVHGLRGGPFKSWRLSECKSSSKSGLVEKIDEEAGKHGTFWPAEWLSADFPHARMFTLKYKTNLTQWSGSSLPLQEVSSMLLDRLITAGIGDRPVVFVTHSMGGLVVKQMLHQARTEKRDDIVNNTIGVVFYSCPHFGSKLADLPWRMGFVLRPAPTIGELRSGSPRLLKLNDFIRRLHKIGALDVLSFCEAANMQILTFN, encoded by the exons ATGCTTTCCCGTACATTTATAACCAGAACCACCGTAAACTACCACCGTCACCGTCATCATCTACCAAACCTTACCATCAAACGCCTCATTTCCTCCCCCCTTACAACCCCTCGTAACAATATTCTCAAAACCTTACAACATGCAGGTCCACCACAACGTGCTACATCCTCCCGCATTGTCTTCAAGGCCACCATGCTATCCATTACCGTTGCAGTTGCTGCATCTTACGTCGTTTTCTTCGATTCCGACGAATTAAACGAAGTTCGATGTAAGAAGGACCGCATGTTCAAAGATTTCACCATACAACGTTCGAACGAGTGGTTGAGGAGAGTTCTGGACACCATGAAGCATACGGGTGTTGCTATATCGGTTTTATGGAATTCTTTGACGTCTGTTTTGTCTTCAGCGAACCATGAGGTTCGCGCAGGGTTTGAGGCTAGGGTTGCCGCGTTGTTGGCGGATATTGTGGCGGCTGATGAGAACCGGAGGGCTGCTATTGTTGGTGCTGGTGGTGGGTTGGTGGTGGATTGGTTGTTGGATTCCGTTGCGTTGAATAGAGGCGGAAATTTGGGGACTCAGGCCGAATCGGCTAGGGCTTTGGCTTACTTGATTGCTGATTGTAATGTTAATGAAGCGGTTCTTAGGCGGCCTCAAGCCGTTCGTAATCTTCTCCGGTTTATCTTCTCTGCCAATCCGCAGGAACAG CAGCAAAAAGGGTCGAAGTCGAACGAAATTGCTGATCCAATGAAAGGAAGGAGCATGCTTGTTGCAGCAATAATGGATATTGTCACTTCTCATGATGATAATGTGGATAAGATTAAGTTAAAGCCTATGTTATCTCGAAAAGCTGCAATGAGGGACATTGCAGCCGCGCTTCAGGTAGTTGAAGAAGGCGGGATGTATTGGAATGAAACATCAAGTTCAGGTGATGGAGCCAGTGTGGGACTTTCGAGAGCGAATGGTGCGATGAAGTTAGAGCCGCCATATGTTAAATCCACTCGTAAAACTAAAAGAATGTTGTTTAACAAAATAGTTGATAGTTCTCCAACTTTTATCCCTGGTTTGTGGGATGATTTGCATTGCCAACATGTTGCAGTTCCGTTTGCTGCTTGGGCGTTAGCAAATTGGGCGATGGCTTCGGATGTGAACCGATCTCATATCCAAGAACTGGACCATGATGGCCGTGCGATCATGACTGCTTTGGTTGCACCCGAGAGATCTGTGAAATGGCATGGGAGTTTAGTGGCTAGGTTGTTGTTAGAAGACCGAAACCTTCCTTCAAATGAGTTTGTTCCGGAATGGAGTTCTAGTCTTCTTTCCACCATGTCACAAGCAAGCAAAAGCGACGATGTTCCTTTGACTCGTGTGGCTTTATCTGCATTCCTGTTGTCAATTGAAAGATGTCCCGGAGCTCAAAAGGCGGTTATGGAAAAGAGTCTTCATTTAATGAGGGAAACTGCTAAAAGAATGAAGAAGCATGAGTCGGTACAAGAAGCGTTGGCGAAAGGTTTAGAATCATTATGTACGGGGAACATGCACTTGTCTCTTGAAGAAGGTCACAAATGGTCAAGCATTCTGCTTTTGTGGGTATTTGGGAATACTTCTTCCGATGCTACACGTTCTTCGGCTATAAGAGTTCTTTCACGTGTTCTCGAAGATTATGCTCCATCTTCCATACCAATTTCTCAAGGTTGGTTAGCTATATTGCTAAGCGACGTTCTTAAACATAGGACGGCGACACTTAAAGGGTGTGCTCAGCCTAAGGATAAAGTGAAG ACTCAAATCGACCAAGCAAACGTTGTATCCGGCACACAGGCAGCTAAGCAGTTGGCTAGCGCGGTGGTTAATCTAACGGTTAATTGGTTGGGAACGGAGTCTTTGAAAGATCTTCTATCCATCGAGCCCTTTTATACGTCatttaaaagtataaaaaaaagtGTACCCAAAGTAACCGCTGTAGATTCTGCACTAGTAACCCTTAAGGGGATCAAAACTATGTCGGAAATCTGTAGTGACGACACAGATTGTCAAACCAGAATAATCGATTACGGTGTAGTTTCTTTACTACGTCGCCTCTTGTTAAAAGATGATTATGAGAAATTAGCAGCAAGTGAAGTGTACAACGCATCAACAGATGTGAACACCGGTGTTCAACATGCAAGTGAACCATCTAGTGTCCGTGTTCCACCTGTTTCCCACGTCCGCAGGCATGCAGCCCGATTTTTAACCATTCTTTCGGTCCATCCAAAAGTTAAGGAATTTATATTAAATGATAAAGTTTGGTGTGAGTGGCTTGAGGATTGCGCAAATGGAAAAATCCCCGGATGCAATGATCTCAAGACGCGAAGCTACGCTAGAGCAACATTGTTAAATATTTTTTGCAACGATGATGACGATAAGCACAGGTGTCCTCATTTTACCGAGATGATTTATTTAATCAACCCAGACAAGCCTCACTGGAAATATCGTGTAGATGAAAGGCGGGAATCTGGTGTGGATGCACCATTGGATAAGGATCGGATTAATCCATTTTCACAAGTTAATGAGGGTTATCTTGATATTGATACCAGAATGTTGGATGATATCGATAGTGAATCAGTGAGTCACTCAGATCCTTTGTTTGACATTGTGTTTGTTCATGGGCTGCGTGGTGGGCCGTTTAAGTCATGGAGATTATCTGAATGCAAGTCATCGTCAAAATCTGGACTTGTAGAAAAGATCGATGAAGAAGCAGGAAAGCATGGCACTTTTTGGCCTGCCGAATGGCTTTCGGCTGACTTCCCTCATGCCCGTATGTTTACTCTTAAGTACAAG ACAAATCTAACACAGTGGTCTGGATCAAGCCTGCCTCTTCAG GAAGTGAGCTCCATGCTATTGGATAGGCTAATTACTGCAGGCATTGGAGACCGACCCGTTGTGTTTGTAACTCATAG CATGGGGGGCTTAGTTGTCAAGCAGATGCTTCACCAGGCTAGAACAGAAAAGCGAGACGACATTGTCAATAACACCATCGGTGTG GTGTTCTATAGCTGCCCACACTTTGGTAGCAAACTTGCGGATTTGCCATGGCGAATGGGTTTTGTTCTACGCCCTGCGCCAACT ATAGGAGAGTTGAGAAGTGGTTCTCCAAGGTTATTAAAGCTTAATGATTTTATTCGTCGCTTACATAAAATAGGGGCCCTTGATGTTCTTAGTTTTTGTGAG GCCGCAAACATGCAGattttgacttttaactaa